Proteins found in one Takifugu rubripes chromosome 17, fTakRub1.2, whole genome shotgun sequence genomic segment:
- the ddt gene encoding D-dopachrome decarboxylase — protein sequence MPFVELQSNLAAGCFSEDFLKKLSSCAAASLNKPEDRMNVVVKPGLPMLIAGSCSPCASVSVSAIGATDSADKNKEHSAKIFEFLSRELGLSEDRIVIQFHALQPHQVGKKGTVMSFL from the exons ATGCCGTTTGTCGAGCTGCAGAGTAACTTGGCCGCCGGCTGCTTCTCCGAAGACTTTTTAAAGAAGCTGTCCTCCTGCGCGGCGGCCTCGCTAAATAAACCGGAGGAC CGGATGAACGTGGTGGTAAAGCCGGGGCTGCCCATGCTGATCGCGGGCTCCTGCTCTCCGTGCGCGTCCGTGTCGGTGTCCGCGATTGGCGCGACCGACTCCGCGGACAAGAACAAGGAGCACAGCGCCAAGATCTTTGAGTTCCTGAGCCGCGAGCTGGGCCTGAGTGAAGACAG GATTGTGATCCAGTTCCACGCTCTGCAACCTCACCAGGTCGGCAAGAAGGGGACCGTCATGAGCTTCCTGTGA
- the LOC101067179 gene encoding dynamin-2-like isoform X1, with amino-acid sequence MGNRGMEDLIPLINKLQDAFSSIGQSCNLDLPQIAVVGGQSAGKSSVLENFVGRDFLPRGSGIVTRRPLILQLVNSKAEYAEFLHCKGRKFVDFDEVRLEIEAETDRLTGSNKGISPIPINLRVYSPNVLNLTLIDLPGMTKVAVGDQPHDIEHQIREMLLQFITKESCLILAVTPANTDLANSDALKIAKEVDPQGLRTIGVITKLDLMDEGTDARDILENKLLPLRRGYIGVVNRSQKDIDGKKDIRAALAAERKFFLSHPSYRHIAERMGTPHLQKTLNQQLTNHIRDTLPGLRSKLQSQTLSLEKEVEEYKNFRPDDPTHKTKALLQMVQQFAVDFEKCIEGSGDQVDTSNLSGGAKINRIFHERFPFELVKMEFDEKELRKEISYAIKNIHGVRTGLFTPDLAFEAIVKKQIIKLKEPCVKCIDLVIQELISTVRQCTNKLGSFPRLREETERIVTTYIRERESKTKEQVLLLIDIELSYINTNHEDFIGFANAQQRTAANVNKKRAMPNQVIRRGWLNINISIMKGGSKDYWFVLTAESLSWFKDEEEKEKKYMLPLDNLKLRDVEKGFMSSKHIFAIFNTEQRNVYKDLRQIELACDTQEDVDSWKASFLRAGVYPEKDQPDTEDAVNPGDTVSMDPQLERQVETIRNLVGSYMDIVNKSITDLMPKTIMHIMINSAKDFIHSELVAYLYVAGDQSSLMEESAEQAQRRDEMLRMYHALKEALVLIGDISTNTITTPLPPPVDDSWLAKNPSPPPAAAAAPPASRPPAVRGHVPGPPPPLNPSPAFVAPPVPTRPGPGQTAYAGDGAVPHLPSRPARVPPALPPGIPSRRPPAAPNRPTVIRPSEPSLLD; translated from the exons ATGGGAAATCGGGGAATGGAAGACCTCATTCCCCTCATCAACAAGCTCCAGGACGCCTTCAGCTCCATCGGCCAGAGTTGCAACTTGGATCTGCCGCAAATAGCGGTGGTCGGCGGCCAGAGCGCAGGAAAAAGCTCCGTGCTGGAGAATTTCGTCGGGAG GGACTTTCTGCCCAGGGGATCTGGCATCGTCACCCGTCGTCCTCTCATCCTCCAGCTGGTCAACAGCAAAGCAG AATATGCAGAGTTCCTGCACTGTAAGGGCCGTAAGTTTGTGGACTTTGACGAGGTCCGCCTCGAGATCGAAGCAGAGACCGACCGACTCACCGGCTCCAACAAGGGCATCTCCCCGATCCCCATCAACCTCCGTGTCTATTCCCCCAATG TGCTGAACCTGACCCTCATCGACCTTCCCGGGATGACCAAGGTCGCCGTGGGCGACCAGCCCCATGACATCGAGCACCAGATCAGAgaaatgctgctgcagttcaTCACCAAGGAGAGCTGTCTGATCCTGGCCGTCACCCCGGCCAACACCGACCTCGCCAACTCGGACGCGCTCAAGATCGCAAAGGAGGTGGATCCTCAGG GGCTGCGAACCATCGGTGTGATCACCAAGCTGGACCTGATGGACGAGGGGACAGACGCCCGAGACATCTTGGAGAACAAACTGCTGCCGCTGCGCCGAG GATACATTGGGGTGGTGAACCGCAGTCAGAAGGACATCGATGGAAAGAAAGACATCCGCGCTGCTCTGGCCGCTGAGAGGAAGTTCTTCCTGTCGCACCCTTCGTACAGACATATAGCGGAGCGTATGGGCACGCCGCACCTACAGAAGACGCTCAACCAG CAACTCACCAATCACATCCGCGACACGTTGCCGGGGTTACGCAGCAAGCTGCAGAGCCAGACGCTATCgttggagaaggaggtggaggaataCAAGAACTTCCGGCCTGATGACCCCACCCACAAAACCAAGGCCTTACTCCA GATGGTGCAGCAGTTTGCGGTGGACTTTGAGAAGTGCATCGAAGGCtctggggatcaggtggacacGTCCAACCTGTCTGGCGGTGCAAAGATCAATCGCATCTTTCACGAGCGCTTCCCCTTCGAGCTGGTGAAG ATGGAGTTCGACGAGAAGGAGCTGAGGAAAGAGATCAGTTACGCCATTAAGAACATTCATGGAGTCAG GACAGGCCTCTTCACCCCAGATCTGGCGTTTGAGGCCATAGTGAAAAAGCAGATCATTAAGCTGAAAGAGCCCTGTGTGAAATGCATCGACCTGGTCATCCAGGAGCTCATCAGCACAGTCAGACAGTGCACTAACAAG TTGGGATCATTTCCTCGACtgagggaggagacggagagaaTTGTCACCACTTAcatcagagagagggagagcaagacCAAAGagcag GTTTTGCTGTTAATCGACATTGAACTGTCCTACATCAACACTAATCATGAGGACTTCATCGGATTTGCCAA TGCCCAGCAAAGAACGGCGGCTAATGTCAACAAGAAGAGAGCCATGCCCAACCAG GTGATCCGCAGAGGCTGGCTCAACATAAACATCAGTATCATGAAGGGAGGGTCCAAGGACTACTGGTTTGTCCTCACTGCCGAGTCCCTGTCCTGGTTTAAAGACGAGGAG gagaaggagaagaagtaCATGCTGCCTCTGGACAACCTGAAACTGAGAGACGTGGAGAAAGGATTCATGTCCAGCAAGCACATCTTCGCCATCTTCAACACTGAGCAGAG GAACGTGTACAAAGACCTGCGTCAGATTGAGCTGGCATGCGACACGCAGGAGGATGTGGACAGCTGGAAGGCCTCGTTCCTGAGAGCTGGTGTTTACCCAGAGAAAGACCAG CCTGACACTGAAGATGCTGTTAACCCGGGAGACACCGTTTCCATGGACCCCCAGCTAGAGCGGCAGGTGGAGACCATCCGTAACCTAGTGGGCTCGTACATGGACATTGTTAACAAGTCCATCACAGACCTCATGCCCAAGACCATCATGCACATCATGATTAACAGC GCCAAAGACTTCATCCACTCAGAACTGGTAGCTTATCTGTATGTGGCTGGAGATCAGAGCAGCCTGATGGAGGAGTCAGCAGAGCAGGCCCAGCGGAGAGATGAGATGCTCAGGATGTACCACGCTCTCAAAGAGGCCCTGGTCCTCATAGGTGACATTAGCACTAACACCATTACCACCCCGCTGCCTCCACCTGTGGATGACAGCTGGCTCGCAAAGAATCCAAG TCCCCcaccagcagccgcagcagcgccccctgccaGCCGACCCCCAGCAGTGAGAGGACACGTCCCCGGCCCCCCGCCCCCTCTCAATCCCTCACCGGCGTTCGTAGCCCCACCGGTGCCGACTCGCCCCGGGCCTGGCCAGACTGCTTATGCGGGAGATGGTGCTGTGCCTCATTTACCCTCCAGGCCTGCTCGGGTGCCCCCTGCACTGCCACCAGGAATACCCAG cagaagacCCCCGGCTGCTCCCAACCGACCCACTGTCATACGACCTTCAGAGCCCTCCTTGCTTgactag
- the LOC101067179 gene encoding dynamin-2-like isoform X4 translates to MGNRGMEDLIPLINKLQDAFSSIGQSCNLDLPQIAVVGGQSAGKSSVLENFVGRDFLPRGSGIVTRRPLILQLVNSKAEYAEFLHCKGRKFVDFDEVRLEIEAETDRLTGSNKGISPIPINLRVYSPNVLNLTLIDLPGMTKVAVGDQPHDIEHQIREMLLQFITKESCLILAVTPANTDLANSDALKIAKEVDPQGLRTIGVITKLDLMDEGTDARDILENKLLPLRRGYIGVVNRSQKDIDGKKDIRAALAAERKFFLSHPSYRHIAERMGTPHLQKTLNQQLTNHIRDTLPGLRSKLQSQTLSLEKEVEEYKNFRPDDPTHKTKALLQMVQQFAVDFEKCIEGSGDQVDTSNLSGGAKINRIFHERFPFELVKMEFDEKELRKEISYAIKNIHGVRTGLFTPDLAFEAIVKKQIIKLKDPCVKCVDLVVTELAALIRNCSAKLGSFPRLREETERIVTTYIRERESKTKEQVLLLIDIELSYINTNHEDFIGFANAQQRTAANVNKKRAMPNQVIRRGWLNINISIMKGGSKDYWFVLTAESLSWFKDEEEKEKKYMLPLDNLKLRDVEKGFMSSKHIFAIFNTEQRNVYKDLRQIELACDTQEDVDSWKASFLRAGVYPEKDQPDTEDAVNPGDTVSMDPQLERQVETIRNLVGSYMDIVNKSITDLMPKTIMHIMINSAKDFIHSELVAYLYVAGDQSSLMEESAEQAQRRDEMLRMYHALKEALVLIGDISTNTITTPLPPPVDDSWLAKNPSPPPAAAAAPPASRPPAVRGHVPGPPPPLNPSPAFVAPPVPTRPGPGQTAYAGDGAVPHLPSRPARVPPALPPGIPRRPPAAPNRPTVIRPSEPSLLD, encoded by the exons ATGGGAAATCGGGGAATGGAAGACCTCATTCCCCTCATCAACAAGCTCCAGGACGCCTTCAGCTCCATCGGCCAGAGTTGCAACTTGGATCTGCCGCAAATAGCGGTGGTCGGCGGCCAGAGCGCAGGAAAAAGCTCCGTGCTGGAGAATTTCGTCGGGAG GGACTTTCTGCCCAGGGGATCTGGCATCGTCACCCGTCGTCCTCTCATCCTCCAGCTGGTCAACAGCAAAGCAG AATATGCAGAGTTCCTGCACTGTAAGGGCCGTAAGTTTGTGGACTTTGACGAGGTCCGCCTCGAGATCGAAGCAGAGACCGACCGACTCACCGGCTCCAACAAGGGCATCTCCCCGATCCCCATCAACCTCCGTGTCTATTCCCCCAATG TGCTGAACCTGACCCTCATCGACCTTCCCGGGATGACCAAGGTCGCCGTGGGCGACCAGCCCCATGACATCGAGCACCAGATCAGAgaaatgctgctgcagttcaTCACCAAGGAGAGCTGTCTGATCCTGGCCGTCACCCCGGCCAACACCGACCTCGCCAACTCGGACGCGCTCAAGATCGCAAAGGAGGTGGATCCTCAGG GGCTGCGAACCATCGGTGTGATCACCAAGCTGGACCTGATGGACGAGGGGACAGACGCCCGAGACATCTTGGAGAACAAACTGCTGCCGCTGCGCCGAG GATACATTGGGGTGGTGAACCGCAGTCAGAAGGACATCGATGGAAAGAAAGACATCCGCGCTGCTCTGGCCGCTGAGAGGAAGTTCTTCCTGTCGCACCCTTCGTACAGACATATAGCGGAGCGTATGGGCACGCCGCACCTACAGAAGACGCTCAACCAG CAACTCACCAATCACATCCGCGACACGTTGCCGGGGTTACGCAGCAAGCTGCAGAGCCAGACGCTATCgttggagaaggaggtggaggaataCAAGAACTTCCGGCCTGATGACCCCACCCACAAAACCAAGGCCTTACTCCA GATGGTGCAGCAGTTTGCGGTGGACTTTGAGAAGTGCATCGAAGGCtctggggatcaggtggacacGTCCAACCTGTCTGGCGGTGCAAAGATCAATCGCATCTTTCACGAGCGCTTCCCCTTCGAGCTGGTGAAG ATGGAGTTCGACGAGAAGGAGCTGAGGAAAGAGATCAGTTACGCCATTAAGAACATTCATGGAGTCAG GACAGGCCTGTTCACCCCAGACCTGGCGTTTGAGGCCATAGTGAAAAAGCAGATCATTAAGCTGAAAGACCCTTGTGTGAAATGTGTCGACCTCGTCGTCACCGAGCTTGCCGCCCTGATCAGGAATTGCTCAGCAAAG TTGGGATCATTTCCTCGACtgagggaggagacggagagaaTTGTCACCACTTAcatcagagagagggagagcaagacCAAAGagcag GTTTTGCTGTTAATCGACATTGAACTGTCCTACATCAACACTAATCATGAGGACTTCATCGGATTTGCCAA TGCCCAGCAAAGAACGGCGGCTAATGTCAACAAGAAGAGAGCCATGCCCAACCAG GTGATCCGCAGAGGCTGGCTCAACATAAACATCAGTATCATGAAGGGAGGGTCCAAGGACTACTGGTTTGTCCTCACTGCCGAGTCCCTGTCCTGGTTTAAAGACGAGGAG gagaaggagaagaagtaCATGCTGCCTCTGGACAACCTGAAACTGAGAGACGTGGAGAAAGGATTCATGTCCAGCAAGCACATCTTCGCCATCTTCAACACTGAGCAGAG GAACGTGTACAAAGACCTGCGTCAGATTGAGCTGGCATGCGACACGCAGGAGGATGTGGACAGCTGGAAGGCCTCGTTCCTGAGAGCTGGTGTTTACCCAGAGAAAGACCAG CCTGACACTGAAGATGCTGTTAACCCGGGAGACACCGTTTCCATGGACCCCCAGCTAGAGCGGCAGGTGGAGACCATCCGTAACCTAGTGGGCTCGTACATGGACATTGTTAACAAGTCCATCACAGACCTCATGCCCAAGACCATCATGCACATCATGATTAACAGC GCCAAAGACTTCATCCACTCAGAACTGGTAGCTTATCTGTATGTGGCTGGAGATCAGAGCAGCCTGATGGAGGAGTCAGCAGAGCAGGCCCAGCGGAGAGATGAGATGCTCAGGATGTACCACGCTCTCAAAGAGGCCCTGGTCCTCATAGGTGACATTAGCACTAACACCATTACCACCCCGCTGCCTCCACCTGTGGATGACAGCTGGCTCGCAAAGAATCCAAG TCCCCcaccagcagccgcagcagcgccccctgccaGCCGACCCCCAGCAGTGAGAGGACACGTCCCCGGCCCCCCGCCCCCTCTCAATCCCTCACCGGCGTTCGTAGCCCCACCGGTGCCGACTCGCCCCGGGCCTGGCCAGACTGCTTATGCGGGAGATGGTGCTGTGCCTCATTTACCCTCCAGGCCTGCTCGGGTGCCCCCTGCACTGCCACCAGGAATACCCAG aagacCCCCGGCTGCTCCCAACCGACCCACTGTCATACGACCTTCAGAGCCCTCCTTGCTTgactag
- the LOC101067179 gene encoding dynamin-2-like isoform X3: MGNRGMEDLIPLINKLQDAFSSIGQSCNLDLPQIAVVGGQSAGKSSVLENFVGRDFLPRGSGIVTRRPLILQLVNSKAEYAEFLHCKGRKFVDFDEVRLEIEAETDRLTGSNKGISPIPINLRVYSPNVLNLTLIDLPGMTKVAVGDQPHDIEHQIREMLLQFITKESCLILAVTPANTDLANSDALKIAKEVDPQGLRTIGVITKLDLMDEGTDARDILENKLLPLRRGYIGVVNRSQKDIDGKKDIRAALAAERKFFLSHPSYRHIAERMGTPHLQKTLNQQLTNHIRDTLPGLRSKLQSQTLSLEKEVEEYKNFRPDDPTHKTKALLQMVQQFAVDFEKCIEGSGDQVDTSNLSGGAKINRIFHERFPFELVKMEFDEKELRKEISYAIKNIHGVRTGLFTPDLAFEAIVKKQIIKLKEPCVKCIDLVIQELISTVRQCTNKLGSFPRLREETERIVTTYIRERESKTKEQVLLLIDIELSYINTNHEDFIGFANAQQRTAANVNKKRAMPNQVIRRGWLNINISIMKGGSKDYWFVLTAESLSWFKDEEEKEKKYMLPLDNLKLRDVEKGFMSSKHIFAIFNTEQRNVYKDLRQIELACDTQEDVDSWKASFLRAGVYPEKDQPDTEDAVNPGDTVSMDPQLERQVETIRNLVGSYMDIVNKSITDLMPKTIMHIMINSAKDFIHSELVAYLYVAGDQSSLMEESAEQAQRRDEMLRMYHALKEALVLIGDISTNTITTPLPPPVDDSWLAKNPSPPPAAAAAPPASRPPAVRGHVPGPPPPLNPSPAFVAPPVPTRPGPGQTAYAGDGAVPHLPSRPARVPPALPPGIPRRPPAAPNRPTVIRPSEPSLLD; encoded by the exons ATGGGAAATCGGGGAATGGAAGACCTCATTCCCCTCATCAACAAGCTCCAGGACGCCTTCAGCTCCATCGGCCAGAGTTGCAACTTGGATCTGCCGCAAATAGCGGTGGTCGGCGGCCAGAGCGCAGGAAAAAGCTCCGTGCTGGAGAATTTCGTCGGGAG GGACTTTCTGCCCAGGGGATCTGGCATCGTCACCCGTCGTCCTCTCATCCTCCAGCTGGTCAACAGCAAAGCAG AATATGCAGAGTTCCTGCACTGTAAGGGCCGTAAGTTTGTGGACTTTGACGAGGTCCGCCTCGAGATCGAAGCAGAGACCGACCGACTCACCGGCTCCAACAAGGGCATCTCCCCGATCCCCATCAACCTCCGTGTCTATTCCCCCAATG TGCTGAACCTGACCCTCATCGACCTTCCCGGGATGACCAAGGTCGCCGTGGGCGACCAGCCCCATGACATCGAGCACCAGATCAGAgaaatgctgctgcagttcaTCACCAAGGAGAGCTGTCTGATCCTGGCCGTCACCCCGGCCAACACCGACCTCGCCAACTCGGACGCGCTCAAGATCGCAAAGGAGGTGGATCCTCAGG GGCTGCGAACCATCGGTGTGATCACCAAGCTGGACCTGATGGACGAGGGGACAGACGCCCGAGACATCTTGGAGAACAAACTGCTGCCGCTGCGCCGAG GATACATTGGGGTGGTGAACCGCAGTCAGAAGGACATCGATGGAAAGAAAGACATCCGCGCTGCTCTGGCCGCTGAGAGGAAGTTCTTCCTGTCGCACCCTTCGTACAGACATATAGCGGAGCGTATGGGCACGCCGCACCTACAGAAGACGCTCAACCAG CAACTCACCAATCACATCCGCGACACGTTGCCGGGGTTACGCAGCAAGCTGCAGAGCCAGACGCTATCgttggagaaggaggtggaggaataCAAGAACTTCCGGCCTGATGACCCCACCCACAAAACCAAGGCCTTACTCCA GATGGTGCAGCAGTTTGCGGTGGACTTTGAGAAGTGCATCGAAGGCtctggggatcaggtggacacGTCCAACCTGTCTGGCGGTGCAAAGATCAATCGCATCTTTCACGAGCGCTTCCCCTTCGAGCTGGTGAAG ATGGAGTTCGACGAGAAGGAGCTGAGGAAAGAGATCAGTTACGCCATTAAGAACATTCATGGAGTCAG GACAGGCCTCTTCACCCCAGATCTGGCGTTTGAGGCCATAGTGAAAAAGCAGATCATTAAGCTGAAAGAGCCCTGTGTGAAATGCATCGACCTGGTCATCCAGGAGCTCATCAGCACAGTCAGACAGTGCACTAACAAG TTGGGATCATTTCCTCGACtgagggaggagacggagagaaTTGTCACCACTTAcatcagagagagggagagcaagacCAAAGagcag GTTTTGCTGTTAATCGACATTGAACTGTCCTACATCAACACTAATCATGAGGACTTCATCGGATTTGCCAA TGCCCAGCAAAGAACGGCGGCTAATGTCAACAAGAAGAGAGCCATGCCCAACCAG GTGATCCGCAGAGGCTGGCTCAACATAAACATCAGTATCATGAAGGGAGGGTCCAAGGACTACTGGTTTGTCCTCACTGCCGAGTCCCTGTCCTGGTTTAAAGACGAGGAG gagaaggagaagaagtaCATGCTGCCTCTGGACAACCTGAAACTGAGAGACGTGGAGAAAGGATTCATGTCCAGCAAGCACATCTTCGCCATCTTCAACACTGAGCAGAG GAACGTGTACAAAGACCTGCGTCAGATTGAGCTGGCATGCGACACGCAGGAGGATGTGGACAGCTGGAAGGCCTCGTTCCTGAGAGCTGGTGTTTACCCAGAGAAAGACCAG CCTGACACTGAAGATGCTGTTAACCCGGGAGACACCGTTTCCATGGACCCCCAGCTAGAGCGGCAGGTGGAGACCATCCGTAACCTAGTGGGCTCGTACATGGACATTGTTAACAAGTCCATCACAGACCTCATGCCCAAGACCATCATGCACATCATGATTAACAGC GCCAAAGACTTCATCCACTCAGAACTGGTAGCTTATCTGTATGTGGCTGGAGATCAGAGCAGCCTGATGGAGGAGTCAGCAGAGCAGGCCCAGCGGAGAGATGAGATGCTCAGGATGTACCACGCTCTCAAAGAGGCCCTGGTCCTCATAGGTGACATTAGCACTAACACCATTACCACCCCGCTGCCTCCACCTGTGGATGACAGCTGGCTCGCAAAGAATCCAAG TCCCCcaccagcagccgcagcagcgccccctgccaGCCGACCCCCAGCAGTGAGAGGACACGTCCCCGGCCCCCCGCCCCCTCTCAATCCCTCACCGGCGTTCGTAGCCCCACCGGTGCCGACTCGCCCCGGGCCTGGCCAGACTGCTTATGCGGGAGATGGTGCTGTGCCTCATTTACCCTCCAGGCCTGCTCGGGTGCCCCCTGCACTGCCACCAGGAATACCCAG aagacCCCCGGCTGCTCCCAACCGACCCACTGTCATACGACCTTCAGAGCCCTCCTTGCTTgactag
- the LOC101067179 gene encoding dynamin-2-like isoform X2: MGNRGMEDLIPLINKLQDAFSSIGQSCNLDLPQIAVVGGQSAGKSSVLENFVGRDFLPRGSGIVTRRPLILQLVNSKAEYAEFLHCKGRKFVDFDEVRLEIEAETDRLTGSNKGISPIPINLRVYSPNVLNLTLIDLPGMTKVAVGDQPHDIEHQIREMLLQFITKESCLILAVTPANTDLANSDALKIAKEVDPQGLRTIGVITKLDLMDEGTDARDILENKLLPLRRGYIGVVNRSQKDIDGKKDIRAALAAERKFFLSHPSYRHIAERMGTPHLQKTLNQQLTNHIRDTLPGLRSKLQSQTLSLEKEVEEYKNFRPDDPTHKTKALLQMVQQFAVDFEKCIEGSGDQVDTSNLSGGAKINRIFHERFPFELVKMEFDEKELRKEISYAIKNIHGVRTGLFTPDLAFEAIVKKQIIKLKDPCVKCVDLVVTELAALIRNCSAKLGSFPRLREETERIVTTYIRERESKTKEQVLLLIDIELSYINTNHEDFIGFANAQQRTAANVNKKRAMPNQVIRRGWLNINISIMKGGSKDYWFVLTAESLSWFKDEEEKEKKYMLPLDNLKLRDVEKGFMSSKHIFAIFNTEQRNVYKDLRQIELACDTQEDVDSWKASFLRAGVYPEKDQPDTEDAVNPGDTVSMDPQLERQVETIRNLVGSYMDIVNKSITDLMPKTIMHIMINSAKDFIHSELVAYLYVAGDQSSLMEESAEQAQRRDEMLRMYHALKEALVLIGDISTNTITTPLPPPVDDSWLAKNPSPPPAAAAAPPASRPPAVRGHVPGPPPPLNPSPAFVAPPVPTRPGPGQTAYAGDGAVPHLPSRPARVPPALPPGIPSRRPPAAPNRPTVIRPSEPSLLD; this comes from the exons ATGGGAAATCGGGGAATGGAAGACCTCATTCCCCTCATCAACAAGCTCCAGGACGCCTTCAGCTCCATCGGCCAGAGTTGCAACTTGGATCTGCCGCAAATAGCGGTGGTCGGCGGCCAGAGCGCAGGAAAAAGCTCCGTGCTGGAGAATTTCGTCGGGAG GGACTTTCTGCCCAGGGGATCTGGCATCGTCACCCGTCGTCCTCTCATCCTCCAGCTGGTCAACAGCAAAGCAG AATATGCAGAGTTCCTGCACTGTAAGGGCCGTAAGTTTGTGGACTTTGACGAGGTCCGCCTCGAGATCGAAGCAGAGACCGACCGACTCACCGGCTCCAACAAGGGCATCTCCCCGATCCCCATCAACCTCCGTGTCTATTCCCCCAATG TGCTGAACCTGACCCTCATCGACCTTCCCGGGATGACCAAGGTCGCCGTGGGCGACCAGCCCCATGACATCGAGCACCAGATCAGAgaaatgctgctgcagttcaTCACCAAGGAGAGCTGTCTGATCCTGGCCGTCACCCCGGCCAACACCGACCTCGCCAACTCGGACGCGCTCAAGATCGCAAAGGAGGTGGATCCTCAGG GGCTGCGAACCATCGGTGTGATCACCAAGCTGGACCTGATGGACGAGGGGACAGACGCCCGAGACATCTTGGAGAACAAACTGCTGCCGCTGCGCCGAG GATACATTGGGGTGGTGAACCGCAGTCAGAAGGACATCGATGGAAAGAAAGACATCCGCGCTGCTCTGGCCGCTGAGAGGAAGTTCTTCCTGTCGCACCCTTCGTACAGACATATAGCGGAGCGTATGGGCACGCCGCACCTACAGAAGACGCTCAACCAG CAACTCACCAATCACATCCGCGACACGTTGCCGGGGTTACGCAGCAAGCTGCAGAGCCAGACGCTATCgttggagaaggaggtggaggaataCAAGAACTTCCGGCCTGATGACCCCACCCACAAAACCAAGGCCTTACTCCA GATGGTGCAGCAGTTTGCGGTGGACTTTGAGAAGTGCATCGAAGGCtctggggatcaggtggacacGTCCAACCTGTCTGGCGGTGCAAAGATCAATCGCATCTTTCACGAGCGCTTCCCCTTCGAGCTGGTGAAG ATGGAGTTCGACGAGAAGGAGCTGAGGAAAGAGATCAGTTACGCCATTAAGAACATTCATGGAGTCAG GACAGGCCTGTTCACCCCAGACCTGGCGTTTGAGGCCATAGTGAAAAAGCAGATCATTAAGCTGAAAGACCCTTGTGTGAAATGTGTCGACCTCGTCGTCACCGAGCTTGCCGCCCTGATCAGGAATTGCTCAGCAAAG TTGGGATCATTTCCTCGACtgagggaggagacggagagaaTTGTCACCACTTAcatcagagagagggagagcaagacCAAAGagcag GTTTTGCTGTTAATCGACATTGAACTGTCCTACATCAACACTAATCATGAGGACTTCATCGGATTTGCCAA TGCCCAGCAAAGAACGGCGGCTAATGTCAACAAGAAGAGAGCCATGCCCAACCAG GTGATCCGCAGAGGCTGGCTCAACATAAACATCAGTATCATGAAGGGAGGGTCCAAGGACTACTGGTTTGTCCTCACTGCCGAGTCCCTGTCCTGGTTTAAAGACGAGGAG gagaaggagaagaagtaCATGCTGCCTCTGGACAACCTGAAACTGAGAGACGTGGAGAAAGGATTCATGTCCAGCAAGCACATCTTCGCCATCTTCAACACTGAGCAGAG GAACGTGTACAAAGACCTGCGTCAGATTGAGCTGGCATGCGACACGCAGGAGGATGTGGACAGCTGGAAGGCCTCGTTCCTGAGAGCTGGTGTTTACCCAGAGAAAGACCAG CCTGACACTGAAGATGCTGTTAACCCGGGAGACACCGTTTCCATGGACCCCCAGCTAGAGCGGCAGGTGGAGACCATCCGTAACCTAGTGGGCTCGTACATGGACATTGTTAACAAGTCCATCACAGACCTCATGCCCAAGACCATCATGCACATCATGATTAACAGC GCCAAAGACTTCATCCACTCAGAACTGGTAGCTTATCTGTATGTGGCTGGAGATCAGAGCAGCCTGATGGAGGAGTCAGCAGAGCAGGCCCAGCGGAGAGATGAGATGCTCAGGATGTACCACGCTCTCAAAGAGGCCCTGGTCCTCATAGGTGACATTAGCACTAACACCATTACCACCCCGCTGCCTCCACCTGTGGATGACAGCTGGCTCGCAAAGAATCCAAG TCCCCcaccagcagccgcagcagcgccccctgccaGCCGACCCCCAGCAGTGAGAGGACACGTCCCCGGCCCCCCGCCCCCTCTCAATCCCTCACCGGCGTTCGTAGCCCCACCGGTGCCGACTCGCCCCGGGCCTGGCCAGACTGCTTATGCGGGAGATGGTGCTGTGCCTCATTTACCCTCCAGGCCTGCTCGGGTGCCCCCTGCACTGCCACCAGGAATACCCAG cagaagacCCCCGGCTGCTCCCAACCGACCCACTGTCATACGACCTTCAGAGCCCTCCTTGCTTgactag